In the genome of Onychostoma macrolepis isolate SWU-2019 chromosome 10, ASM1243209v1, whole genome shotgun sequence, the window AGGGCAGCAACATTGTAAAACTGGATGATCTCCATTTCAGACCTACTCTGGCTTGTTCTGCGCCACTGTCAATCCATACAAATGGCTCCCAGTGTACGACGCAATTGTTGTGGCTGGATACCGAGGCAAGAAGAGGATTGAAGCCCCACCTCACATCTTCTCCATCTCTGACAACGCCTACCAGTTTATGCTCACTGGTAAGTGGATTCCAGCAGTCTCAACAAATAACAGTTAAAAAGATAAAATTCTATAAATTGCTATTTTGACAGAGTTCATAGATAAGCTAAATCCAAATCGTATATGTATAAATGAAAGAGGACTGATGTTTTTTATCCTTAGTTAACAATTACTTAGTAAACGATACCTAAATAAGGTTTTTAAGCTGAGgaaaattaatgtttaattagtAAGTACTTcataaaaaccattattttgcattattgtatAAAAAGCTACCTTCTTCTATGCACgtatatgaataaattaatgaaatgttaAGTTTAGGATGTAGCCTATTCATCTAATACCAATGcaagaaaaataacaaacttCACAAACAGTTTATAGCTTCAAGTTAATATAGAGTGCTACCTATTTTAGAAATCCTGTTAACATTTTACGATTTGATTTCAGATCGTGAGAATCAGTCTGTCCTGATTACGTGAGTAAATATTCTTCTGCTGACACAACCTGAAGCTTTTCAATTATAATTGTAAATCAATAAAAGATTTATGACTAAATGATGATCTCATATAAATCTCCAGCGGAGAATCTGGTGCAGGAAAGACTGTGAACACAAAGCGTGTCATTCAGTACTTTGCAACTGTTGCGATGTCTGGTCCAAAGAAGGCAGAGCCTGTCCCTGGAAAAATGCAGGTTAGTCAATACCTATTCTAGACAATGTTATTAATGACAGTGTTTGTAATTCACCTCACGACTACCCACTGTCCTACAATTACATCTAGGGATCACTGGAAGACCAGATCATTGCAGCCAACCCTCTGCTGGAGGCTTATGGTAATGCCAAGACTATAAGGAACGATAACTCCTCTCGTTTTGTAAGTTGCACCTATGAATCATCATTAATAACATCATACATTTTCAATCACAATTTCAAAGCAGGCAAACAGTTGAGCTTTTATCATTGATTTCAATCTAGGGTAAATTCATCAGGATTCACTTTGGGACCACTGGTAAACTGGCCAAAGCAGATATTGAAACTTGTGAGTCAACACTGTTTTAAgccaaacattttatttggagGCTAAGATGTGGGTTAATCAATTGAACAcatattttttcctcttttttttcatgGAAAGATCTGCTAGAAAAGTCAAGGGTAACATTCCAGCTGTCTGCTGAGAGGAGTTACCACATCTTCTACCAGCTCATGACTGGACACAAGCCAGAGCTGCTCGGTGAGAAATCTACAGGATTGTGTGCTTCAGTTGTTTCCATGTTTGAGAGCACTGTTAACATACTGCACATCAACTCTTTACAGAGGCCCTGCTCATCACCACCAACCCTTATGACTATCCAATGATCAGTCAAGGTGAAATCACTGTCAAGAGTATCGATGACGTGGAGGAGTTCATTGCCACAGATGTATGTGGACAGCTGcaatattattagtagtagtagtatttttaGATTCTTTGCAATATATCTGAGCAAACAAACATCAGAATAACACCAGCTTGAACTGAGTAATGCATGACACAGTATAAAATACCCTTCTTTTTTGACTCTAATAAACAATGTGATTTATTTGGTCTGTGTAAAAACAGACTGCCATTGACATTCTTGGCTTCACTGCTGATGAGAAAATCAGCATCTACAAGCTGACGGGTGCTGTGATGCATCATGGGAGCATGAAGTTCAAACAGAAGCAGAGAGAGGAGCAGGCCGAACCTGACGGCAATGAGGGTAATAAAATTTTAGCACATAttaacatataaacattcacttAATTAGCAACAATAATGCATAAAACTCTGCTTCCTTAGCGGCTGATAAAATTGCCTACCTCATGTGCCTCAACTCCGCTGAAATGCTGAAAGCTCTGTGCTACCCCAGAGTGAAGGTCGGGAACGAGATGGTGACCAAAGGCCAGACAGTACCACAGGTGATGACTTTATCAACACATTTAACTTATGGATACAGTGAGAAATGTCTCAGACATAGTCATCGTGAGACACCATTGAATTTCTCAGGTGAACAATGCAGTCTCGGCACTCTGCAAGTCTGTCTATGAGAAAATGTTCCTGTGGATGGTCGTCCGTATCAATGAGATGTTGAACACAACGCAGCCTAGACAGTTCTACATCGGTGTGCTGGACATCGCTGGATTTGAGATCTTTGATGTGAGTATCAGTCATTATTGTCTCTGAAAGAATCAAGACATAAAAGATAACAGTCAGTTGCAATAATTGCTTCTGTTGAATTATCAGTTCAACAGCTTGGAGCAGCTTTGCATCAACTTCACAAATGAGAAACTGCAACAGTTCTTCAACCATCACATGTTTGTTCTGGAGCAAGAGGAGTACAAGAAAGAAGGCATTGAATGGGAGTTCATTGACTTTGGTATGGACTTGGCTGCCTGCATTGAGCTCATTGAGAAAGTAAGAGGATAttcagtaaattaaaataactattctCACTGTGGCTGTACTTGAGTGTGAATATTTCTTCAACAGCCAATGGGCATCTTCTCCATCCTTGAAGAGGAGTGCATGTTCCCAAAGGCTACAGACAcaagcttcaaaaacaagctGCATGACCAGCATCTGGGAAAATGTCCAGCTTTCCAGAAGCCCAAGCCTGCCAAAGGTAAGGCAGAGGCCCACTTCTCTCTGGTGCACTACGCCGGCACTGTGGACTACAACATTAGTGGCTGGTTGGACAAGAACAAGGATCCACTGAATGACTCAGTTGTGCAACTTTACCAAAAGTCATCGCTCAAAGTGCTGGCCTTCCTGTAtgccgctgctgctgctgcagaaGGTACAGACATCTGCATTTCCTCAATTCCTTTGTGTTTTAATTATGTACAAGACACCTGCTTatacaaaaactttaaaaaaaaaagaaaaaagaatgagATCATCAGAACGCAACAAACTATGTGATCACAGATTTTGGAGTTTCAAAATATGAAGTATATCTATGCAAGATAAGAGTTAGATTCAACAAGATGTAAATAGAGCTTTACTGAAGGGGTTAATGGAAAGCAACACAagattaacaacaacaaaaaacttctGTCATTGATATAAAACAGAGGGAGGTGGAAAGAAAGGAGGCAAGAAGAAGGGTGGTTCCTTCCAGACGGTGTCTGCACTTTTTAGGGTAAACAGATTCTCTCTTAATGAAGTTTGTGAATTTTTTCAACATTACAGATTAGATTAATTACAAACGTTTCCACAGGAGAACTTGGCTAAACTGATGTCTAATCTGAGGAGCACTCACCCTCACTTTGTGCGATGCTTGATTCCTAATGAATCCAAGACTCCAGGTAATCTTGATCCTTGAAGACtcaaatgcatcacagttttgAAAAAATGTCTGGAACCTTAAGAACATTTGCAATTCAGGTCTGATGGAGAACTACCTGGTTATCCACCAGCTCAGGTGTAATGGTGTCCTGGAGGGTATTAGAATCTGCAGGAAGGGTTTCCCCAGCAGAATCCACTACGGCGACTTCAAGCAGAGGTAAAGACATCTTTTTGCAACTTCTTACTTAGAGATGATGTATCACCTAATCTCCGCTTCCTTACATGATAACACAAGAATATGACTCTTCCCTAAATGTCCTCTAGATACAAAGTATTAAATGCTAGCGTCATCCCTGAGGGACAGTTCATTGACAACAAAAAGGCTGCAGAGAAACTCTTGGGCTCTATTGATGTTGACCACACCCAATACAAATTTGGACTCACTAAGGTGAGCTGCTCAGCAAATACACCATGTGGACAAAAGTATTTCAACTCTTTCCTTCTCATTTTTGACTCTGCCACAACACAATGACATTGTAGAGAATTCATTGCTTCCAAATGTACTGCAACAGTCTGAGGAAGGAAGACCGGAAGCTTTTGAATAGGGGTTCAAGTCTAGGCTTTGTGCCAGTCAAGTTATTCCACACCACaccagtttttccacaagtTATTACcccaaaatattatatatggaCCCCACTTTGTGTACTGGACACTGTCATGCCTCTCCAAACTGTTAcatcaaaaaagaaagaacagaatTTTCTCTAATGTCATTCTAAAATATAGTGTagaacataatatatatatatttcccacTGGAATTACTGGAACAGCCAAACTCAATTATTATTAGGGCCATATAGTGTATCCCAGGCCACACATACGCTGAAAAGGATTTGTTGGCTTATTCAACACTACACCACTAATATATTCCAAATGTTGTTGTAGGTGTTCTTCAAAGCTGGTCTGTTGGGTACTCTTGAGGAGATGAGAGATGAGAAATTAGCAAATCTGGTTACCATGACTCAGGCTTTGTGCCGTGGATATGTCATGAGGAAGGAGTTTGTCAAAATGATGGAGAGGAGGTACAATGAACTTACAATAATGTTTGGAACACAACTGTTTAGTACCACAGAGTGATAAAGACTGATTTACtgattacaatttacaatttacaCAGGGAGTCAATTTATACCATCCAATACAACATCCGCTCATTCATGAATGTGAAACATTGGCCATGGATGAAGGTGTACTTCAAGATCAAGCCTCTTCTGAAGAGTGCAGAGACTGAGAAAGAAATGGCAGCCATGAAGgagaattatgagaaaatgaaagaagaTTTAACAAAGGCATTAGCTAAAAAGAAGGAGCTTGAGGAGAAAATGGTGTCACTTGTTCAGGAGAAAAACGATCTTCTACTGCAAGTAACTGCTGTGAGTATTTCAGCTCTTACTGATCTTAATATAGATCCTACAGCAATAAACATAAGTCATTAACTATGTCCATGTCAATCAACAGGAATCTGAAAACCTCTCTGATGCTGAGGAGAGATGTGAAGGGCTCATCAAAAGCAAGATCCAGCTCGAGGGCAAACTCAAAGAGACAAACGAGAGACTGGAGGATGAGGAGGAAATCAATGCTGAACTGACTGCCAAGAAGAGGAAACTGGAGGATGAATGCTCCGAGCTGAAGAAAGACATCGATGACCTGGAGCTCACCTTGGCCAAAGTGGAGAAGGAGAAACATGCAACAGAAAATAAagtcagtatatacacacacactgcagatTGTGATTCAGGCTGTTGATAATGAAACCAGTAATCAATGTTTCCATTTAGGTGAAAAACCTGACGGAGGAGATGGCCTCTCAAGATGAGAGCATTGCTAAGCTGACCAAAGAGAAGAAAGCCCTCCAAGAGGCACACCAGCAGACTCTTGATGACCTTCAGGCAGAGGAAGACAAAGTCAACACTCTGACTAAAGCTAAGACAAAGCTTGAGCAGCAAGTGGACGATGTAAGATGTTTGGCAAAAGAATAAGAACATGAATCAATGGGAATCAATGAGAAATTAATATTGTtgctaattaatattttaatgctcTGATTTGTCACAATAGCTTGAGGGCTCACTGGAACAAGAGAAGAAGCTCCGTATGGACCTTGAGAGAGCCAAGAGGAAGCTTGAGGGTGATCTGAAACTGGCCCAGGAGTCTATCATGGACCTGGAGAATGACAAACAGCAATCAGATGAGAAGATCAAAAAGTGAGTGGGCATCAGATTTTGAACTTTACACAATTAcacaaaataagtatttggcacattttacaaaacaatACTTTGAAAACAGGAAGGAATTTGAGATAAGTCAACTTCTCAGCAAGATTGAGGATGAACAGACTTTGGGAGCACAGCTTCAGAAGAAGATCAAAGAACTTCAGGTAACACTAACCCTAGTCTATCTGATGTGAAATGGTGAAGTAGATGCATAGCTGGAAAAATCCACATTacaaatatcaataattattattttatttttatttatttttttcaattaggCCCGTATCGAGGAGCTGGA includes:
- the LOC131548188 gene encoding myosin heavy chain, fast skeletal muscle-like codes for the protein MGDGEMECFGPAAIYLRKPERERIEAQNTPFDAKSAFFVTDQAEMYLKSTLVSREGGKATVKTHCGKTVTVKEDEIFPMNPPKFDKMEDMAMMTHLNEPAVLFNLKERYAAWMIYTYSGLFCATVNPYKWLPVYDAIVVAGYRGKKRIEAPPHIFSISDNAYQFMLTDRENQSVLITGESGAGKTVNTKRVIQYFATVAMSGPKKAEPVPGKMQGSLEDQIIAANPLLEAYGNAKTIRNDNSSRFGKFIRIHFGTTGKLAKADIETYLLEKSRVTFQLSAERSYHIFYQLMTGHKPELLEALLITTNPYDYPMISQGEITVKSIDDVEEFIATDTAIDILGFTADEKISIYKLTGAVMHHGSMKFKQKQREEQAEPDGNEAADKIAYLMCLNSAEMLKALCYPRVKVGNEMVTKGQTVPQVNNAVSALCKSVYEKMFLWMVVRINEMLNTTQPRQFYIGVLDIAGFEIFDFNSLEQLCINFTNEKLQQFFNHHMFVLEQEEYKKEGIEWEFIDFGMDLAACIELIEKPMGIFSILEEECMFPKATDTSFKNKLHDQHLGKCPAFQKPKPAKGKAEAHFSLVHYAGTVDYNISGWLDKNKDPLNDSVVQLYQKSSLKVLAFLYAAAAAAEEGGGKKGGKKKGGSFQTVSALFRENLAKLMSNLRSTHPHFVRCLIPNESKTPGLMENYLVIHQLRCNGVLEGIRICRKGFPSRIHYGDFKQRYKVLNASVIPEGQFIDNKKAAEKLLGSIDVDHTQYKFGLTKVFFKAGLLGTLEEMRDEKLANLVTMTQALCRGYVMRKEFVKMMERRESIYTIQYNIRSFMNVKHWPWMKVYFKIKPLLKSAETEKEMAAMKENYEKMKEDLTKALAKKKELEEKMVSLVQEKNDLLLQVTAESENLSDAEERCEGLIKSKIQLEGKLKETNERLEDEEEINAELTAKKRKLEDECSELKKDIDDLELTLAKVEKEKHATENKVKNLTEEMASQDESIAKLTKEKKALQEAHQQTLDDLQAEEDKVNTLTKAKTKLEQQVDDLEGSLEQEKKLRMDLERAKRKLEGDLKLAQESIMDLENDKQQSDEKIKKKEFEISQLLSKIEDEQTLGAQLQKKIKELQARIEELEEEIEAERAARAKVEKQRADLSRELEEISERLEEAGGATAAQIEMNKKREAEFQKMRRDLEESTLQHEATAAALRKKQADSVAELGEQIDNLQRVKQKLEKEKSEYKMEIDDLSSNMEAVAKAKGNLEKMCRTLEDQLSEIKAKSDENSRQLNDMNAQRARLQTENGEFSRQLEEKEALVSQLTRGKQAYTQQIEDLKRHIEEEVKAKNALAHAVQSARHDCDLLREQYEEEQEAKAELQRGMSKANSEVAQWRAKYETDAIQRTEELEEAKKKLAQRLQDAEESIEAVNSKCASLEKTKQRLQGEVEDLMVDGERANALAANLDKKQRNFDKVLSEWKQKYEESQAELEAAQKEARSLSTELFKMKNSYEEALDHLETLKRENKNLQQEISDLTEQLGETGKSIHELEKAKKTVESEKSEIQTALEEAEGTLEHEESKILRVQLELNQVKSEIDRKLAEKDEEMEQIKRNSQRVIDSMQSTLDSEVRSRNDALRVKKKMEGDLNEMEVQLSHANRQAAEAQKQLRNVQGQLKDAQLHLDEAVRGHEDMKEQVAMVERRNSLMQAEIEELRAALEQTERGRKVAEQELVDASERVGLLHSQNTSLINTKKKLETDLVQVQGEVDDAVQEARNAEEKAKKAITDAAMMAEELKKEQDTSAHLERMKKNLELTVKDLQHRLDEAESLAMKGGKKQLQKLESRVRELEAEVEAEQRRGADAVKGVRKYERRVKELTYQTEEDKKNVTRLQDLVDKLQLKVKAYKRQAEEAEEQANTHLSRYRKVQHELEESHERADIAESQVNKLRAKSREAGKTKDEE